From Methanosarcina lacustris Z-7289, one genomic window encodes:
- a CDS encoding cytochrome b, producing MVGQKENPDMEDRLVVERYTLLERVTHLVHLLAMLILLVTGLKIYLGWDFMDFDTARALHMIAVPFFLVANWILVPYNLFSCPEMGCSIKGRFDHFIESYIFGVKDAKRLKAIILNFFGRGNYPAFTVYDVKEGHYRTKLHPMFKLLIIIESTAIFFIAVTGVVLYNLYWVLLGLPVAQWIISIAGYFAPYLSVSALGLIRMIHLAAAYWFLLELILHVGILEFDPKVWKYHKAIFWSGKEDLSESHFVRVIEENDNKEF from the coding sequence ATGGTTGGTCAAAAAGAAAATCCAGATATGGAAGACCGTCTTGTCGTTGAGCGCTATACGTTGCTTGAACGGGTGACACACCTTGTCCACCTGCTTGCCATGTTGATTCTCCTTGTTACAGGGCTTAAAATCTATCTCGGCTGGGATTTTATGGATTTTGATACAGCCCGCGCCCTTCATATGATTGCAGTCCCGTTTTTCCTGGTCGCAAACTGGATCCTGGTCCCGTATAATCTCTTTTCGTGTCCGGAAATGGGCTGCAGTATAAAGGGTCGTTTCGATCATTTTATTGAAAGCTACATTTTCGGGGTCAAGGATGCAAAACGTCTTAAGGCAATTATCCTTAATTTCTTTGGCAGGGGCAATTATCCGGCATTTACTGTATATGATGTAAAAGAAGGGCATTACAGAACAAAACTGCATCCCATGTTCAAGCTCCTTATCATCATCGAAAGCACGGCAATTTTCTTTATCGCTGTTACAGGTGTAGTGCTTTACAACCTTTACTGGGTTCTTTTAGGGCTTCCGGTGGCTCAGTGGATTATTTCCATTGCAGGATACTTTGCACCTTACCTGAGTGTATCTGCATTGGGCCTTATCCGTATGATTCACCTGGCTGCAGCTTACTGGTTCTTGCTTGAACTAATTCTCCACGTTGGGATTCTCGAGTTTGACCCAAAAGTATGGAAATATCATAAAGCAATCTTCTGGTCCGGAAAAGAAGACTTATCAGAAAGTCATTTTGTCAGAGTAATTGAAGAAAATGATAATAAGGAATTCTAA
- the iscB gene encoding RNA-guided endonuclease IscB, which translates to MIFVLNKNKQPLSPCHSAVARKLLKTGKAVIHKKYPFTIRLKELKYSENKAEFRLKIDYGSRHTGLAILNGSKVIGLAQIHHKTSIKNNMDSRRAMRRTRRNRTTRYRKPRFNNRKRKEGWLPPSLQSRVDHIQNWVNRLQKLCPLTQISYENTKFDTQLMQNPEISGIEYQQGELQGYEVREYLLEKWGRKCAYCGAENVPLEIEHIIPKARHGTSRVSNLTLACRTCNEAKGTKTAEEFGYPEIQKQARIPLKDAIIVTATR; encoded by the coding sequence ATGATCTTTGTATTAAACAAAAACAAACAACCTTTAAGCCCCTGTCATTCAGCAGTTGCCAGAAAATTGCTTAAAACAGGAAAAGCGGTTATTCATAAAAAATATCCATTCACAATTAGACTAAAAGAGTTGAAATATTCCGAAAATAAAGCTGAATTCCGATTAAAAATAGATTATGGAAGCCGACATACAGGTTTAGCTATCTTAAATGGTTCTAAAGTAATTGGGCTTGCTCAAATCCATCACAAAACCAGTATTAAAAACAATATGGATAGCCGCAGAGCAATGCGGAGAACTCGAAGAAATAGAACAACCAGGTATAGAAAACCCAGATTCAACAACAGAAAACGAAAAGAAGGTTGGCTTCCCCCATCCCTGCAAAGCAGGGTAGACCACATCCAAAATTGGGTTAATAGACTGCAAAAACTGTGTCCTTTGACTCAGATTTCGTATGAAAATACCAAATTTGATACCCAGCTAATGCAAAATCCTGAAATTTCAGGGATTGAATATCAGCAAGGAGAACTTCAGGGATACGAAGTTAGGGAATATTTGCTTGAAAAATGGGGGAGAAAATGCGCATATTGCGGAGCAGAAAATGTTCCGCTTGAAATAGAGCATATAATACCAAAAGCAAGACATGGAACGAGCAGAGTTTCTAATTTGACATTAGCTTGCAGAACCTGCAATGAAGCAAAAGGGACTAAGACAGCAGAAGAATTTGGGTATCCTGAAATTCAAAAACAAGCAAGAATACCACTGAAGGATGCTATAATTGTCACAGCTACAAGATGA
- the hypB gene encoding hydrogenase nickel incorporation protein HypB encodes MHVIHMGHDVFKANDKIAEKNRTVLDKHGIFSVNVMGAIGSGKTTLIEEAIRYLKDKYRTAVIAGDVIAEMDASRFRKLGVPTIPVNTGKECHLDAKMVEKALGEIDLDNTDLLIIENVGNLICPVDFKLGEHLRVVIVSVTEGDDIILKHPMIFKTSELAVINKVDIANAVDVDAEKMRDDILSLNPDMPVILTSKHDWESLETWISFIELGLIRAREA; translated from the coding sequence ATGCATGTAATCCACATGGGACACGATGTGTTCAAGGCAAACGACAAAATTGCCGAAAAAAACAGGACAGTCCTTGACAAACACGGAATCTTTTCAGTTAATGTTATGGGGGCCATCGGGTCAGGAAAGACCACTCTAATCGAAGAGGCAATCAGGTACCTCAAAGATAAGTACAGAACAGCGGTAATCGCAGGTGATGTTATCGCAGAGATGGATGCCTCTCGTTTCAGGAAACTCGGAGTGCCGACGATCCCTGTAAACACGGGAAAGGAATGCCATCTGGACGCAAAAATGGTGGAGAAAGCCCTCGGTGAGATCGACCTTGACAATACCGACCTCCTTATTATTGAAAATGTGGGCAATCTGATCTGCCCTGTGGACTTCAAGCTTGGAGAACACCTGCGGGTCGTAATCGTGAGCGTCACTGAAGGAGACGATATCATCCTCAAGCATCCCATGATTTTCAAAACTTCAGAACTTGCCGTCATAAACAAGGTTGACATTGCAAATGCAGTTGACGTTGACGCCGAGAAAATGAGGGATGACATCCTTTCCTTAAACCCCGATATGCCGGTAATCCTTACTTCAAAGCACGACTGGGAGAGCCTTGAGACCTGGATAAGCTTTATTGAGCTTGGGCTAATCAGAGCTCGGGAAGCTTAG
- a CDS encoding gamma carbonic anhydrase family protein, with translation MIMYFRGKTPKISETAFVADSADIIGDVEVGSFSSIWYNAVLRGDQNKIKIGNRTSIQDGVVIHADPENGVQVGDNVSVGHGAVLHGCKIGDNVLIGMNSTVLNGAEIGENSIVGANALVPQGKKFPANSLIIGVPGTVKRETNKAEVEAIKENAAEYVEMAGEYRKETGN, from the coding sequence ATGATAATGTATTTTAGAGGGAAAACTCCGAAGATCTCAGAAACTGCTTTTGTTGCGGATTCTGCAGACATAATCGGAGATGTTGAGGTAGGGAGTTTTTCAAGCATATGGTATAATGCCGTGCTTCGGGGAGATCAGAACAAAATAAAGATCGGAAACAGGACAAGCATCCAGGACGGCGTGGTGATTCATGCAGACCCTGAAAACGGGGTCCAGGTTGGAGATAATGTGTCAGTAGGTCACGGGGCTGTGCTTCACGGGTGCAAAATCGGAGATAATGTACTTATTGGCATGAACTCAACTGTGCTGAACGGGGCTGAAATAGGGGAAAACTCAATCGTTGGAGCAAATGCACTTGTACCTCAGGGGAAGAAGTTTCCGGCTAACAGCCTTATTATCGGAGTCCCGGGAACGGTAAAAAGGGAGACTAACAAGGCAGAGGTTGAGGCTATAAAAGAAAATGCGGCTGAGTACGTAGAAATGGCCGGAGAATACAGGAAAGAAACCGGGAATTGA
- a CDS encoding 30S ribosomal protein S4, whose amino-acid sequence MAYPGKKSKSYETPRHPWQEARMAAEVQLVKAYGLRNKKEVWKAASMLRMYRSEARNLLAQEGGLEGHLKTQSEEILSKLIRYGILKSESNIDDILSLKTENLLERRLQTQVLRLGLSRTVVQARQFITHGHIAINGRKATIPGMLVSKEDEMHIEYYGNSPLMSETHSERPVQVASYLADSATTLKAAAEAKQARERPPERRGGPGGKKRRGGRR is encoded by the coding sequence ATGGCATATCCAGGTAAAAAAAGTAAAAGTTACGAGACACCCAGGCACCCTTGGCAGGAAGCCAGGATGGCTGCTGAAGTCCAGCTTGTGAAGGCATACGGCCTCAGAAACAAGAAAGAAGTCTGGAAAGCAGCTAGTATGCTCAGGATGTACAGATCCGAAGCTCGAAATCTGCTTGCTCAGGAAGGCGGACTTGAGGGACACCTTAAGACTCAGTCCGAAGAAATTCTTTCCAAGCTCATTCGCTACGGCATTCTCAAATCGGAATCTAACATTGACGATATTCTCTCTTTAAAGACTGAAAATCTTCTTGAAAGAAGGCTCCAGACCCAGGTTCTCCGCCTCGGGCTTTCCAGAACCGTTGTTCAGGCACGCCAGTTTATCACTCACGGCCACATTGCAATTAACGGAAGAAAAGCTACAATTCCGGGAATGCTGGTCTCAAAGGAGGACGAGATGCATATCGAGTACTATGGAAACTCCCCTCTCATGAGTGAAACCCATTCTGAAAGACCAGTACAGGTGGCATCCTACCTTGCAGACAGCGCAACAACCCTTAAGGCTGCGGCTGAGGCAAAGCAGGCAAGAGAAAGACCTCCTGAAAGAAGAGGCGGTCCAGGTGGAAAGAAGAGAAGAGGAGGGAGGAGATAA
- a CDS encoding hydrogenase small subunit — MIREGDLDRFKNLDFMKMDRRTFLKAVGALGASLFLQTYKGDIVQALEFAETRIVWVHGGECTGCSISLLNGGEPDVLQAFSRLNLRLAYHDVLLGQQGIYVDGKMEGTSELNSEILFEEVIAEKGYILVAEGAIANGPKGTGKYCFLGGKAYKEIFRRAAENAAFIVAVGQCATNGGVNSADSEIRDLMDFRGVAFTMEDRKRGILTEYGLEKPVININGCPPHPDWMLLTFAAVVLGKIKVPDDLPYVLDEWLRPMVFFPPDHVIHDNCPRRGYYDKGEFDTVVSGPKCLWKLGCKGPYTHADCAIRRWNGYHSLCPQSGSPCISCVSPGFPDNSRPFFQEIEDTGIVGTNIDTVAKVAIGASLLAAGAHAVRRIAIKDKPDEKGEMPEGNDEKPEGNDEKPQEKSEDVKKGKGDE, encoded by the coding sequence ATGATTAGGGAAGGGGACCTTGATAGATTCAAAAATCTGGATTTCATGAAGATGGATAGGCGTACATTTCTCAAAGCCGTTGGGGCTCTTGGAGCATCTTTGTTTTTGCAAACCTATAAGGGTGACATTGTACAGGCTCTTGAATTTGCGGAGACCAGGATTGTCTGGGTCCACGGTGGAGAATGTACCGGCTGTTCCATTTCTCTGTTGAACGGGGGTGAGCCTGACGTGCTTCAGGCTTTCTCTCGCCTTAACCTTCGGCTTGCGTACCACGACGTCCTGCTCGGCCAGCAGGGAATTTACGTGGACGGGAAAATGGAAGGCACTTCGGAACTAAATTCCGAGATCCTTTTTGAAGAAGTGATTGCGGAAAAAGGGTATATCCTTGTTGCCGAAGGGGCGATTGCTAATGGGCCTAAAGGCACAGGCAAGTACTGCTTCCTGGGGGGAAAGGCCTACAAGGAGATTTTCCGGAGGGCTGCGGAAAATGCTGCTTTCATCGTGGCTGTGGGGCAGTGTGCAACCAATGGTGGAGTCAATTCCGCAGATAGCGAGATCCGGGACCTTATGGATTTCCGGGGGGTTGCCTTTACCATGGAGGACCGGAAAAGGGGAATCCTAACGGAATACGGGCTTGAAAAACCGGTAATCAACATTAATGGGTGTCCCCCCCACCCGGACTGGATGCTCCTTACTTTTGCCGCAGTTGTGCTCGGGAAAATCAAGGTTCCTGATGACTTACCTTACGTTCTTGACGAATGGCTGCGCCCGATGGTCTTTTTCCCTCCTGACCACGTCATCCACGACAACTGCCCGAGGAGAGGCTACTATGACAAGGGGGAGTTTGACACTGTGGTCAGCGGCCCAAAGTGCCTCTGGAAACTGGGGTGCAAGGGCCCATACACCCATGCAGATTGTGCTATCCGCCGCTGGAATGGTTATCACAGCCTCTGCCCTCAGTCAGGGTCTCCCTGCATTTCCTGTGTCTCTCCGGGGTTTCCTGACAATTCGCGTCCCTTCTTCCAGGAAATTGAAGATACGGGGATTGTAGGCACCAATATTGACACCGTTGCAAAAGTTGCCATCGGGGCCTCCCTGCTTGCAGCAGGCGCCCATGCCGTCCGGAGAATTGCCATTAAAGACAAACCTGACGAAAAGGGAGAAATGCCTGAAGGAAATGATGAAAAACCTGAAGGAAATGATGAAAAACCTCAAGAAAAGAGCGAGGACGTAAAAAAAGGCAAAGGGGATGAGTAA
- a CDS encoding DNA-directed RNA polymerase subunit D, with protein sequence MTMEVDILELSDRSAKFVLSKASTAFANGIRRAMIADVPTLAIEYVNLYDNTSVLYDEQLALRLSLIPLVTDIETYRPQAECDCGGEGCPACEVSLTLSAEGPGIVHSSDLISADPKIQPADPNVPIVELKKGQKLVLEAIAHMGYGRDSVRWQAGVACGYKNMPIISIENCDACGHCAAECPKGIIRLEEAGAKIAEDDIIKCSLCKLCEKVCDINAIKVDYDEKAFVFTMESDGSYTAKDLVLNAANVIKGKVEGLLTILDQL encoded by the coding sequence ATGACGATGGAAGTAGACATTCTGGAGTTATCGGATAGATCTGCAAAGTTTGTGTTGTCCAAGGCAAGCACGGCTTTTGCTAACGGCATCCGGCGTGCCATGATCGCCGATGTACCCACTCTTGCAATCGAGTATGTAAACCTTTACGACAACACCTCCGTACTCTATGATGAACAGCTGGCTCTCCGTCTCTCCTTAATCCCACTTGTAACGGATATAGAGACGTATAGGCCTCAGGCTGAGTGTGACTGCGGAGGAGAAGGCTGTCCCGCCTGTGAAGTCTCCCTGACCCTCAGTGCAGAAGGCCCTGGAATTGTTCATTCGAGTGACCTCATCTCCGCTGACCCCAAGATCCAGCCAGCAGATCCGAATGTACCGATTGTTGAGCTGAAAAAGGGACAGAAGCTCGTGCTCGAGGCTATTGCTCACATGGGCTACGGTAGAGACAGCGTAAGATGGCAGGCAGGCGTTGCATGCGGCTACAAAAACATGCCTATTATATCCATTGAAAACTGCGATGCCTGTGGTCACTGTGCAGCAGAATGTCCCAAGGGCATTATCAGGCTTGAAGAAGCCGGTGCAAAGATTGCCGAGGATGACATCATAAAGTGTTCCCTCTGCAAGCTCTGTGAGAAGGTCTGTGACATCAATGCGATAAAGGTAGACTACGACGAGAAAGCCTTTGTTTTCACCATGGAGTCCGATGGTTCATATACGGCTAAAGACCTTGTCCTTAATGCCGCAAACGTGATTAAAGGCAAAGTTGAAGGCCTGCTGACAATTCTGGACCAGCTCTGA
- a CDS encoding nickel-dependent hydrogenase large subunit, whose translation MVEVTVDQLTRIEGHYRITTQVNEEGVVTEAQSMGLMLRGFERFLQNQDPRDAALLTQRICGVCPTSHSIAAANALDQLFGVEDAVPKDALVMRNIHQSLNLIASHATHIYVLWGPDLANPAYKTLLGNYGDTGKAVWNELLGRFAPISYRLDGVDIPVGRGYVAAIGEKRRLHEAISLFGAKMPHSVAAHVGGVTYGPTVADIGQLAAYYWKFMDFVENFVLGVSPETWVENTRFASSPQKAVGFVVDRLQELVDASLVSNDFSYAAGWGDVPLYAAFGSELVGEEVLGLPVSMKLDRIGGYSDPSKIGYLVYGLFFKPELGDGYDPTCPPDSRIVPPGFLNGKLEFQKFDHSKITESIAHSFYVDSESDREPLEGTTQPEPEPDEIEYSRGIESRYSWIKAPHYDGIPCEVGPLSRMLVMKDPLITGLADLFREKGYPVTNTYLRMLARMQEILVVASELIKWLAEDLNPNGKFAVPTDLSMAKDSEGMGLWEAPRGALGHWIKTGSDSKVTLYQAVVPSTWNLAPRNSAGIPGPVEQALSGAKISVAENALGVDYTNPLGILHTSRAYDPCLACAVHAIDFKGQQKGKFRVV comes from the coding sequence ATGGTCGAGGTTACGGTAGATCAGCTTACCAGGATTGAAGGGCACTACAGGATTACTACTCAGGTCAATGAGGAAGGGGTAGTTACCGAAGCCCAGAGTATGGGGCTTATGCTCAGAGGCTTTGAACGTTTCCTCCAGAACCAGGACCCCAGGGATGCTGCCCTCCTTACCCAGAGGATCTGCGGAGTCTGCCCGACTTCCCATTCCATTGCAGCGGCAAATGCTCTTGATCAGCTCTTTGGAGTTGAGGATGCAGTTCCAAAGGACGCTCTTGTAATGCGCAACATCCACCAGTCTTTGAACCTCATAGCCAGCCATGCAACTCACATCTACGTACTCTGGGGGCCGGACCTTGCAAATCCCGCATATAAGACTCTTTTAGGGAATTACGGAGACACTGGAAAAGCTGTCTGGAACGAACTGCTCGGAAGGTTTGCCCCCATCAGTTACAGGCTCGACGGAGTTGACATCCCGGTTGGAAGAGGGTACGTAGCTGCAATCGGGGAAAAGCGGCGGCTGCATGAAGCCATTTCCCTCTTTGGGGCAAAGATGCCCCATTCTGTCGCTGCGCATGTCGGAGGTGTGACCTACGGGCCTACCGTTGCAGACATCGGGCAGCTTGCTGCTTATTACTGGAAATTTATGGATTTTGTCGAGAACTTCGTTCTTGGAGTTTCCCCCGAGACCTGGGTCGAAAACACCCGTTTTGCCTCTTCCCCGCAGAAAGCCGTAGGTTTCGTTGTTGATCGCCTGCAGGAACTTGTGGATGCTTCTCTGGTCTCAAATGACTTTTCCTATGCTGCAGGCTGGGGGGATGTCCCACTGTATGCGGCTTTTGGTTCTGAACTCGTAGGTGAGGAAGTCCTGGGGCTCCCGGTGAGTATGAAACTTGACCGGATAGGAGGGTACAGTGACCCCTCAAAGATTGGTTACCTTGTCTACGGGCTTTTCTTCAAGCCTGAACTCGGAGATGGGTATGACCCTACATGTCCTCCCGATTCCAGAATTGTTCCTCCGGGTTTTCTGAACGGGAAGCTTGAGTTTCAGAAGTTCGATCACAGCAAAATTACTGAGAGTATTGCTCATTCCTTCTACGTGGACTCCGAATCTGACCGTGAGCCTCTGGAAGGGACCACCCAGCCGGAACCTGAGCCCGATGAAATAGAGTATTCCAGGGGGATTGAAAGCCGGTATTCCTGGATAAAAGCCCCCCACTATGATGGGATCCCCTGTGAGGTCGGGCCTCTTTCCCGCATGCTTGTCATGAAAGATCCTCTTATCACAGGTCTTGCGGATCTGTTCCGGGAAAAGGGTTACCCGGTTACCAATACCTATCTGCGCATGCTTGCCCGGATGCAGGAGATCCTGGTGGTAGCCTCCGAACTCATTAAATGGTTGGCCGAGGATTTGAACCCCAATGGAAAATTTGCGGTTCCCACCGACCTTTCAATGGCAAAGGATTCGGAAGGTATGGGGCTATGGGAAGCCCCCAGGGGTGCTCTCGGGCACTGGATTAAAACAGGGTCGGACTCAAAAGTTACGCTCTATCAGGCTGTGGTGCCGAGTACCTGGAACCTGGCTCCGCGAAACTCTGCTGGAATCCCGGGTCCTGTGGAACAGGCCCTTTCAGGCGCAAAGATTTCGGTTGCAGAAAACGCCCTTGGAGTGGATTATACAAACCCTCTGGGTATCCTTCACACCTCCCGGGCTTACGATCCCTGTCTGGCCTGTGCGGTTCATGCTATTGATTTTAAAGGACAGCAAAAAGGAAAGTTCAGGGTGGTCTGA
- a CDS encoding 30S ribosomal protein S11 has translation MADMKWAVAHIKSSFNNTIITVTDITGAETIAKSSGGMVVKAARDESSPYTAMQMSGQLADQLRDKGINGIHIRVRAPGGNKQRSPGPGAQAAIRAFARAGIRIGRIEDVTPVPHDGTRPKGGRRV, from the coding sequence ATGGCAGACATGAAATGGGCTGTGGCTCACATCAAATCCTCGTTTAACAACACGATCATTACGGTAACTGATATCACCGGGGCTGAAACTATTGCAAAGTCCTCTGGTGGAATGGTCGTAAAAGCTGCAAGGGACGAAAGTTCTCCTTATACTGCCATGCAGATGTCAGGGCAGCTTGCTGACCAGCTCAGGGACAAGGGCATCAATGGTATCCACATCCGGGTAAGAGCTCCCGGTGGAAACAAGCAGAGAAGCCCAGGACCCGGTGCACAGGCTGCAATCAGGGCTTTTGCAAGAGCAGGAATCCGCATTGGCAGGATCGAGGACGTTACTCCGGTCCCTCACGACGGTACCCGTCCGAAAGGCGGAAGGCGTGTATAA
- a CDS encoding hydrogenase maturation protease has translation MSILHAPVRILGCGSLLMGDDGVGLKVIEALKKTELEELEGLDIEDAGVCGLDLLNLFDGARKVIIVDAVLAGSRKGSVHLIEGKDLLNGTEPHTLVSIHDLTITDVLRIGEQVQSLPEIVVIGIEIGELATEISRDISPEVLKAVDKAIELIRAEIGELL, from the coding sequence ATGTCTATATTACATGCTCCTGTCCGGATCCTGGGTTGTGGAAGTCTGCTAATGGGCGACGATGGCGTCGGCCTGAAAGTTATCGAAGCCCTTAAAAAAACAGAACTTGAAGAGCTCGAAGGGCTTGATATAGAGGATGCCGGGGTCTGCGGGCTTGACCTCCTGAACCTGTTTGACGGTGCAAGAAAAGTCATAATCGTCGATGCAGTCCTGGCAGGCAGCCGGAAAGGTTCAGTACACCTTATCGAAGGCAAGGACCTGCTAAATGGCACTGAGCCGCATACCCTGGTCTCGATTCATGACCTCACAATTACCGATGTGTTGAGAATTGGAGAGCAGGTACAGTCCCTTCCGGAAATTGTGGTAATAGGAATAGAGATTGGAGAATTAGCTACTGAGATCTCCCGGGATATCAGTCCTGAAGTCCTCAAGGCTGTAGATAAAGCAATAGAGCTGATAAGGGCAGAAATCGGTGAGCTTCTCTAA
- a CDS encoding 30S ribosomal protein S13, producing the protein MLYALQRRKYMVEDKNKEELRHLVRIMNTDLQGAKPVQYALTGLPGIGRRTAILIAKGAGVNPAATLGYLPDEDVVKLDTAIGNFEDLVPTWMLNRQNDLATGEDKHLLGTDILLTFREDINNLKKVRAYRGLRHERGLKVRGQRTKSTGRRGSTVGVSRKK; encoded by the coding sequence ATGCTGTATGCACTCCAACGGAGGAAGTATATGGTAGAAGATAAAAATAAAGAAGAACTAAGGCATCTTGTTCGGATTATGAATACCGACCTGCAGGGAGCAAAGCCCGTACAGTATGCTCTTACAGGTCTTCCCGGAATCGGGAGGCGTACCGCTATACTCATTGCAAAGGGCGCAGGCGTAAACCCTGCTGCTACACTTGGATATCTTCCGGATGAAGACGTAGTCAAACTCGACACTGCAATCGGAAATTTTGAGGACCTTGTCCCTACCTGGATGCTTAACAGGCAGAATGATCTGGCTACCGGAGAGGACAAGCACCTGCTCGGAACGGATATCTTACTGACTTTCAGGGAAGACATTAACAACCTGAAGAAGGTCCGTGCCTACAGAGGTCTCAGACACGAGAGAGGCCTTAAGGTCAGAGGACAGAGGACAAAATCCACAGGTCGCCGCGGATCAACTGTCGGTGTGAGCAGGAAAAAGTGA
- a CDS encoding sulfite exporter TauE/SafE family protein encodes MIELWAGLITLTATIVLTLAGVGAAFILIPLYMSLGVEVHTAMSTALLLNCIAMAFASVNFARERLILWKIAFPILIAATILSPLGSYTSQYLPRNILLILFVAFLFFAATMMLFYKPKTTETQKFGGKQIAVSIVVGAVAGFVGGLLGVGGGNIIVPALVWLGIEAKKASATTSFVVIFSSLSGFLARASIGQLDVHLLMFTVVGSIIGAILGSWLLSKKLNNQQVKISIGVVLYFIALKMVYDLLH; translated from the coding sequence ATGATTGAATTATGGGCTGGACTAATTACGCTTACGGCCACAATAGTACTCACACTTGCGGGTGTGGGTGCTGCCTTTATTCTTATACCTTTATATATGAGCCTTGGCGTTGAGGTGCATACTGCTATGAGCACGGCATTGTTGCTGAATTGTATTGCTATGGCTTTTGCATCCGTTAATTTTGCTCGAGAACGTTTAATACTATGGAAAATAGCATTTCCAATTTTGATTGCAGCTACGATTCTATCCCCGCTTGGATCATATACAAGCCAATATTTACCACGTAATATACTACTAATTCTATTTGTTGCTTTTTTATTCTTTGCTGCCACCATGATGTTGTTCTACAAACCTAAAACAACAGAAACACAAAAATTCGGCGGAAAGCAAATTGCAGTGAGCATTGTAGTTGGAGCTGTTGCAGGTTTTGTTGGCGGATTACTGGGAGTTGGTGGTGGGAACATTATAGTCCCAGCATTAGTGTGGTTAGGCATAGAGGCTAAAAAAGCCTCAGCAACAACATCTTTTGTAGTGATTTTCTCTTCGCTTTCAGGCTTTTTAGCCCGTGCTTCTATAGGCCAGTTAGATGTTCATTTACTTATGTTTACAGTTGTAGGCTCAATTATAGGTGCAATTTTGGGATCTTGGCTATTAAGCAAGAAACTCAATAATCAACAGGTAAAGATATCAATCGGAGTAGTTCTTTATTTCATTGCACTTAAAATGGTGTATGATTTATTGCACTAA
- a CDS encoding FmdE family protein produces MSDLLQQNIILDVGGNVKMINAKDYLETGFNFHGHRCPAMPLGMRSGAAAMNTLGVERSVDKELYLIVETADDHAAGCFVDGLMTITGCTYGKSNIEKTYYGKMAFTLIDTVKQKAVRAHLKPEFFANMLKSPFVEQRKIGVLPQNIPSEVSEPLINKILNLPEEDFLIISPVFDYHFEKKKGIFDTELCEECGERTFINRMQEVDGKKLCKSCAERIFKQ; encoded by the coding sequence TTGAGTGATTTGTTACAGCAAAATATAATTCTGGATGTTGGAGGGAATGTTAAAATGATTAATGCAAAAGATTATCTTGAAACTGGATTTAATTTTCATGGACACCGGTGCCCAGCTATGCCGCTTGGTATGAGATCAGGAGCCGCTGCTATGAATACACTAGGTGTTGAAAGATCTGTGGATAAAGAACTGTATTTGATTGTAGAGACAGCTGATGATCATGCTGCTGGATGCTTTGTTGATGGTCTTATGACTATTACAGGATGTACTTATGGGAAATCAAACATTGAAAAAACATACTATGGGAAAATGGCGTTTACTCTCATTGATACTGTAAAACAAAAGGCAGTTAGAGCACATCTGAAGCCCGAATTCTTTGCCAACATGTTGAAATCTCCATTTGTTGAACAAAGAAAAATAGGTGTATTGCCACAGAATATTCCATCTGAAGTTAGTGAACCATTAATTAATAAAATACTTAACTTGCCTGAAGAAGACTTCCTGATTATTAGCCCAGTCTTTGATTATCATTTTGAAAAGAAAAAGGGAATTTTTGATACAGAATTATGTGAAGAATGCGGTGAACGTACATTCATTAATAGAATGCAAGAGGTAGATGGTAAAAAGCTCTGCAAATCATGTGCTGAAAGAATCTTTAAACAATAA